One region of Phragmites australis chromosome 18, lpPhrAust1.1, whole genome shotgun sequence genomic DNA includes:
- the LOC133899140 gene encoding bZIP transcription factor 29-like codes for MDDPGAADPAARHHHSPQVAGGGGQQQPPVPRSPTPLDLPSAASASAYRRLSPSLRPPAHPQVRLPSPYAQIPAPGGGGHHARSLSQPLFFSLDSLPPPHADLGAAPAIPPSPPSSSSDPPPFGLPPRRAGHRRSQSDIPFGFAQLSPLLPPTAPVKREAATAAEGCRSDGDDAALYDLVNAYMDLDGLDPLNSSGERHDDRDSRASGTRTGSAAESSENEAESQSTSVERKDAAKSRHCRSLSMDSFMGKLNFAAGDESPKLPLPSPSGGLTRSGSRSLEGGAAALFDAEFANGEFSEAEKKKIMANERLAEIALTDPKRVKRILANRQSAARSKERKMRYIQELEHKVQVLQTEATTLSAQLTMLQRDSAGLATQNNELKIRLQAMEQQAQLRDALNEALTAEVQRLKLVTGEMLQLQQLQIQQQPSQTQQGQQQQQQQQH; via the exons ATGGACGACCCGGGAGCCGCCGACCCCGCTGCGCGCCACCACCACTCGCCGCaggtcgccggcggcggggggcagcagcagccgccggtGCCGCGCTCCCCGACCCCGCTCGACCtgccctccgccgcctcggcgTCCGCGTACCGGCGCCTCTCGCCGTCGCTCCGGCCGCCGGCGCACCCGCAGGTGCGTCTCCCGTCCCCCTACGCCCAGATCCCCGCGCCCGGCGGTGGGGGCCACCACGCGCGCTCGCTGTCCCAGCCCCTCTTCTTCTCGCTCGACTCGCTCCCGCCGCCACACGCCGATCTGGGCGCGGCGCCCGCTATACCGCCTTCCCCGCCGTCGTCGAGCTCCGACCCGCCGCCGTTCGGGCTACCGCCCAGGAGGGCGGGGCACCGGAGGTCGCAGAGCGACATACCCTTCGGGTTCGCGCAGCTCAGCCCGCTGCTGCCGCCGACGGCGCCGGTGAAGCgcgaggcggcgacggcggcggaggggtgCAGATCGGACGGCGACGACGCAGCCCTGTATGACCTCGTCAACGCCTACATGGACCTGGACGGGCTGGACCCACTCAACTCCTCCGGGGAGCGCCACGACGACCGCGACAGCCGTGCGAGCGGCACGCGGACCGGGAGCGCGGCGGAGAGCAGCGAGAACGAGGCGGAGAGCCAGTCCACGTCGGTAGAGAGGAAGGACGCAGCCAAGTCCCGGCATTGTCGCAGCCTGTCGATGGACAGCTTTATGGGGAAGCTCAACTTCGCCGCTGGTGATGAGTCACCAAAGCTTCCACTGCCGTCTCCCAGCGGTGGCCTCACCAGGAGCGGCAGCCGGTCCCTGGAAGGTGGTGCTGCGGCACTGTTTGATGCTGAGTTTGCCAATGGAGAGTTCTCTGAGgctgagaagaagaagatcatggcCAATGAGCGGCTTGCTGAGATAGCTTTGACGGATCCCAAGAGGGTCAAGAG GATCCTGGCGAATCGACAGTCTGCAGCAAGGTCAAAGGAGCGCAAGATGAGGTACATTCAAGAGCTTGAGCATAAGGTACAGGTATTGCAGACGGAGGCTACTACACTCTCAGCACAGTTGACAATGCTGCAG AGGGACTCAGCCGGACTGGCAACTCAGAACAATGAGTTGAAAATCAGGCTGCAAGCAATGGAGCAGCAAGCACAACTAAGAGATG CCCTGAATGAGGCATTGACTGCTGAGGTTCAGCGTCTGAAACTCGTGACTGGCGAGATGCTTCAACTTCAGCAGCTGCAAATACAGCAGCAGCCATCCCAGACGCAGCAaggtcagcagcagcagcagcagcagcagcattag